CCGAACTGGAGCGTCGTCGTGCGGGGTGGACCAAACCGCAACCGCGCTATCGCAACGGAATTCTCGGCAAATACGCACGGCTCGTCTCCAGCTCGAGCCGAGGCGCAACAACCGATCACGACGACTGAGTCAAACGGCCGGTTGCACCAGAGACCTTAAGCGTCGACCCAGCGCCTCCAAAGGAGTGGCATCCTGCGGCGCCGAGCAACGTTGGCCCGAGGCCCCATCCATCCAAACCGGATGTCGCCCGTGCCAGAGCATTGGGCGTTCGGGTTGATCCCACCAGCTGATCATCAGATTGATCTCATCACCACTCCGATAAATCTCCAGCTCAAGATCCCGATCGGGATGGCGCTGGCCATCGCCATCCCGGCTTTCAATCCGCACATGAAGGTCGTCGAGTTGCTCCGGAGCTGAGGGGTCAATTAAGACCACCGCATGGCTCCATGGCTTGAGGCAAACGTCGGCCGCCTTGGCGATCAACACCAGAAGGTCCATCGGTTCAGGGCAAGGCGCGGATGGATCGAATCAGCATTCGTATGGAGCCGGGGCGAAAGCCTGGATTGAGATCGCCCGCATCGCCGAACTTGGAGTGCAGCACCTGAATGCGCGTGATGCCACTGGGATCGAAGCGCAACGGCAAACCAACTGGCTTGGCACGCACCGTGGGCCTGAGCTCAGTAAAAGGCACCACCACGCGGGTCACCCCATCGGGATCAGTTACTGCATCAACCACCCAGCGCAGACCACCAGGAATCAATTCGGTGAGTCCCATGGCCCCATCCCGGCAACCGATGGCAATCTTCAGCGTTCGACCCTCCCCCTCCACATCCAGCTGCAGAGCGGAGAAAGGAGAAAGGTCGAGCGGGGGTTGGAGGCGGGGCGAGCGACAGCTGACAAAACCGCCACCGGTTTCCACCAAATCTCCCTCCAGAACGAGTCCTTCTGGGGAAACATGACAACCCGCACGGGATCGGCCGCCCATGATGGTGTCATTGAGGCTGGCCCAGTCAGCGAAATCGCTGCCCTGGAAAAGAATCTGTTCAGAGGCCGGCGGCTGCATCCTGATCAGCAAGGATCAGCACATCACTAGCAGGCTGAACCAAGCGTGCGGGAGTGCGATCGGCGGACTCAGAAGGATCCAGCAGGCGCCGCAGGGCTTCTTGCTTGCCGGCCCCACTCACCAGAAAAATCACTTGTCGGGCGGCACTGAGCACAGGAGCCGTCAAGGTGATCCGATCTAACCCCTTGCCACGACCAATGGTTGTCCAGCGATCCACAACCGTTGGAGCATCCGTACCGGGAAAAAGGGAGGCGGTGTGACCGTCGTCGCCCAGCCCAAGCAGCATCACATCAAACACGGGAGGGACACCCGAACAAAGGCGAGAGACCTGTTCAGCAAAAGCGTGAGCGCTGGCCTCCGGGCTCTCAAGTTCCACCGTGGGCACAGGGTGGAAGGAGGAAGAAGCTCCAGGCCCAGGGGCGAGCAGGGTGCGGCGCAACATGCCCGCGTTGCTGGATTCATCCTCAGCAGCAACCCAACGCTCGTCACCCAGCACCACATCCACCCGATCCCAGGGCAGCCTCTCCTGACCAAGCAGTGAATAGGCACTGGCAGGGGTACTGCCACCAGAGAGTGCGATCTGGCATCGGTCTCTTTGATCCAAGGCAAGATCGATCTGGGCAGCGATTGTTTCGGCAGCCCGGCGGGCAAGGTCCTGGGGATCCCTCGCCCGCTCGACGCGGTAGTTCGTCATGGCTGACCGCTCAGCTGAGCCATTCGGTGTGGAACGTTCCCTCCTTGTCGACCCGTTGATAGGTGTGGGACCCGAAACAGTCGCGCATCGCCTGAACCAGGTTCTGGGGAAGGCGACCTGAGCGGTAGCTGTTGATGTAGTCGAGGGTGCTGCTGAAGCAGGGAACCGGAATGCCAGCTTCGGCAGCACCGGCAACCACCTTGGCCAGGCCGGGGAGACGGCGGTTGATCTGCTCGGCGAACCAAGGATCCACCATCAGGTTGGGCAGTTGGGGATCAGCGTCAAAGGCATCCTGAATCCGCTTGAGCAGGCGCGCGCGAATGATGCAGCCGCCTTTCCAGATCTGAGCGATGGAAGGCATGTGGAGCTCATAGTCGAGATCCTGGGACGCAATGCGTAGCAGTTCCATGCCCTGGGCATAACTGGCGATGCAGCTCAGCACCGTGGCATCCATCAACGGAGACATGGCATTGTCAGGTGTCCCCAGATCAAAGTCCTTGATTGCGGGACCCTTGAGGATGGATTCAGCCGCCATCCGTTGGGGCCTCATGGAGCTCATCACACGCGCATTGAGCGATGCATAGATGGTGGGAACCGAAGCACCCATCTGCAGTGCAGTCACCACAGTCCAGAGGCCCGTACCCTTCTGGCCAGCCTGATCCGTGATCTTCTCGACCAGATCGGTTCCATCTTCAGGATCCTTGGTGCGCAGACACACCTCCGTGATCTCCACCAGGTAGGACGACAGCTCCTCAGTGGCATTCCACTGACCGAGAACATCAGCCATCTGCACACCGGTCATTCCCTTGACCCGCTTCATCAGGTCGTAGCCCTCGGCCAGGATCTGCTCGATGCCGTACTCGATGCCGTTGTGGACCGTCTTGACCAGATGACCTGATCCACCGGGGCCGATGTAGGTGACACAGGGGCCATCCTCGACCTGTGCCGCCATCTTGTTCACGAGGCTCTCGATGGCCTCATAGGAGGCTTTCGTCCCCCCGGGCATCATGCTTGGCCCCTCCAAGGCGCCTTTTGCACCACCGGAGACACCCATGCCGATGAAGCCAAAACTCTTGCTTTCGAGCTGCTTCACCCGGCGTTCGGTGTCGTGATAATCGGAGTTACCACCATCAATCAGCAGATCTCCTTCTTCCAAATAGGGAGAAAGCTGATCCACCACAGCATCAACTGCGGGGCCCGCCTTCACCATCATCAAAATCCGGCGGGGGCGTTCAAGTTTGCCGACGAAGTCTTCAAGATCAGTGGCGCCCTGGATGTTCTTCTCCCTGCCGCGCCCATTCAGGAAGTCTTCAGTCTTCGCATAGGTGCGGTTGTAGACAACGCTGGAGAAGCCATTGCGCTCCGCATTGAGGACGAGGTTTTCCCCCATCACGCCGAGACCGATGAGGCCGAAGTGAGACTTGGACATGGTCTGGAGGACCACTGACAACTGTGCTCAGTGTGTTGAGGCCGGACCGCTTCGACCGCAAATCACACAAGTTATGTCAGGAATGGGCCATCAGATTTCGGGGCAGATGGCCTTCCTGACAAGGGTTCAAATCAACGATCAGATCACCGTGCCATCGGGAATGGTGGCGTTTTTCTGAACAACCACAATGCCGTTGCGGATGTAGAAGCCCTGATCCGAACGATCCGCTTCCTCGACGTTGTCCTTGTTGATGATCGAGACACCCGAACCGATGCGAGTGTTCTTATCGAGGATGGCTCGTTTCACAGTGGTGCCCTTACCCACACCAAGTGGGATGCCACCGCGTTCCTGAAGAAGAGCGCGCTCTTCACTCGATTCGAAGAAATCAGAGCCCATCACCAGGGTGTCCTGAAGGACGACGTCACTTTCGATCCGGCTGCGCACACCAAGAACACAGTGGTGGATGCTGCAGGACTTCAAAATTGAACCCTCTCCAACGATCGAATTGGTGATCTGAGCGTCCACAAGTTTGCTGGGGGGCAAATAACGGGGACGGGTGTAGATGGGGAACTTCTCGTCGTAAAAGCTGAAGGGAGGCTTCGGTTGTTGCGTTAGCGCCAGATTCGCTTCATAAAAGGCACCGATGGTGCCGATATCTTCCCAGTAATCGTCAAACACATAACTCTGAAGATTGTCGCCCCTCGCGAGAGCCTCAGGAATGACTTCCTTGCCGAAATCCTTGTGGCCGGGATGCTTGTCGAGCAAGTCAAACAGGGTTTGACGGCTGAAGACGTAAATGCCCATCGATGCCAGATACGGCCTCTCCTTCGCGGAGTCAGCACTCAGACCGAAGCGTGAGGTATCAACAGCCATCTCGACGAGTGAATCCCCCTTTGGCTTCTCACGGAACTCCTTGATGGTGCCGTTTTCATCCGTGCGCATCAGGCCAAAGGCTTCAGCCTGCTTGGAATCAACAGGAAGAGCGGCAACAGTGAGGGCCGCGCCTGTGCGGCGGTGATGCTCGATGAAGCGGCTGTAATCCATCCGGTACAGCTGGTCACCGGAGAGGATCAGATATTCATCAACATCCCACTCCTGAAAGAGCCATTGGTATTTGCGTACAGCATCGGCCGTGCCACCAAACCAAGAGGGGCTGTCGGGCGTCTGCTGGGCCGCGAGCACCTCAACGAAACCTCCACCAAAGGTATTACTGAGGTTGTAGGTCTGGCTCAGATGACGGTTGAGCGACGCACTATTGAACTGCGTCATCACGTACATCTTGTTGATGTCGGAATTGATGCAGTTACTGATAGGGATATCAATCAGACGATATTTACCAGCCAAAGGGACAGCCGGCTTAGCGCGCATTTTGGTGAGCGGATACAGGCGCGTACCGGCACCTCCGCCCAGAATGATGGCCAAAACACGCTTCATGCCGCTATCCCAAATCGGCGTTGCCGCAAGAACTTACTGGAGTTTTTGGCTTAAGAACCGTCTTCGGGAAGAATCAGTCGAGATTACTGGGATTCAGTTCGGGACTGAAAGGCTCAGCAGCTCAAGACGGCTCCAAATTGAACAGTCTTTCCACGATCCGAAGTGCCTGTTGACGATCCTGCCGTGTCTGCGGAGCCCGCAGCTGAGTGACTGGGGTGTGGAGGATCTTATTGATGATCCCCTTGCTCAAGGCCTCAACAACCTTGCGCTCTCTGGCTGAAAAATCAGGCCCCATCCTGCTAAGGGCCTTCTGCAGTTCCT
This genomic interval from Synechococcus sp. UW69 contains the following:
- a CDS encoding CIA30 family protein, which gives rise to MQPPASEQILFQGSDFADWASLNDTIMGGRSRAGCHVSPEGLVLEGDLVETGGGFVSCRSPRLQPPLDLSPFSALQLDVEGEGRTLKIAIGCRDGAMGLTELIPGGLRWVVDAVTDPDGVTRVVVPFTELRPTVRAKPVGLPLRFDPSGITRIQVLHSKFGDAGDLNPGFRPGSIRMLIRSIRALP
- the pgl gene encoding 6-phosphogluconolactonase produces the protein MTNYRVERARDPQDLARRAAETIAAQIDLALDQRDRCQIALSGGSTPASAYSLLGQERLPWDRVDVVLGDERWVAAEDESSNAGMLRRTLLAPGPGASSSFHPVPTVELESPEASAHAFAEQVSRLCSGVPPVFDVMLLGLGDDGHTASLFPGTDAPTVVDRWTTIGRGKGLDRITLTAPVLSAARQVIFLVSGAGKQEALRRLLDPSESADRTPARLVQPASDVLILADQDAAAGL
- the gndA gene encoding NADP-dependent phosphogluconate dehydrogenase, producing the protein MSKSHFGLIGLGVMGENLVLNAERNGFSSVVYNRTYAKTEDFLNGRGREKNIQGATDLEDFVGKLERPRRILMMVKAGPAVDAVVDQLSPYLEEGDLLIDGGNSDYHDTERRVKQLESKSFGFIGMGVSGGAKGALEGPSMMPGGTKASYEAIESLVNKMAAQVEDGPCVTYIGPGGSGHLVKTVHNGIEYGIEQILAEGYDLMKRVKGMTGVQMADVLGQWNATEELSSYLVEITEVCLRTKDPEDGTDLVEKITDQAGQKGTGLWTVVTALQMGASVPTIYASLNARVMSSMRPQRMAAESILKGPAIKDFDLGTPDNAMSPLMDATVLSCIASYAQGMELLRIASQDLDYELHMPSIAQIWKGGCIIRARLLKRIQDAFDADPQLPNLMVDPWFAEQINRRLPGLAKVVAGAAEAGIPVPCFSSTLDYINSYRSGRLPQNLVQAMRDCFGSHTYQRVDKEGTFHTEWLS
- a CDS encoding glucose-1-phosphate adenylyltransferase, with the protein product MKRVLAIILGGGAGTRLYPLTKMRAKPAVPLAGKYRLIDIPISNCINSDINKMYVMTQFNSASLNRHLSQTYNLSNTFGGGFVEVLAAQQTPDSPSWFGGTADAVRKYQWLFQEWDVDEYLILSGDQLYRMDYSRFIEHHRRTGAALTVAALPVDSKQAEAFGLMRTDENGTIKEFREKPKGDSLVEMAVDTSRFGLSADSAKERPYLASMGIYVFSRQTLFDLLDKHPGHKDFGKEVIPEALARGDNLQSYVFDDYWEDIGTIGAFYEANLALTQQPKPPFSFYDEKFPIYTRPRYLPPSKLVDAQITNSIVGEGSILKSCSIHHCVLGVRSRIESDVVLQDTLVMGSDFFESSEERALLQERGGIPLGVGKGTTVKRAILDKNTRIGSGVSIINKDNVEEADRSDQGFYIRNGIVVVQKNATIPDGTVI